A stretch of Camelina sativa cultivar DH55 chromosome 18, Cs, whole genome shotgun sequence DNA encodes these proteins:
- the LOC104763512 gene encoding putative FBD-associated F-box protein At5g56410 — protein MDKISGFSDDVLLVKILSFLPTKDAVSTSILSKQWKFLWMRVPKLEYDDINIYMKRRFIAESLRSEKSQRMRSFINKNLPLHSSPFIESLYLRFFTASFEPEDIKLWVEIAVSRSVQELTVKFYLPKGISNCALLPTSLYTCESLMTLKLRDRILVDVPHGFCLPSLKTLHLENVTYADEESLQRLLSNCPVLEDLVVERRREGDNVTKFAVNIPSLLSLSIAISGQCSYVIDAPSLKYFGAKYFSESPSTGVIGNMPKLEEANITTGLESETLDIKKLLKPVASVKRLSLYILNSSAEAVYCDDSIFKELEHLNLQLFNSYWSKLVFWLLKASPKLRDLNCHEQFFLHGMDTLACWKQQTSSVPRCLLSSLQTFKWSGYHVSVEGRDLATYILRNSCLLKTAKVSIGPGMDPQKKLEMEVEVINSCRGSPTCNLVFD, from the exons atGGACAAGATAAGTGGGTTTTCTGATGATGTATTGCTTGTTAAGATCTTATCTTTTCTTCCAACAAAAGATGCGGTAAGCACGAGTATTTTGTCGAAGCaatggaagtttctttggatGCGGGTGCCAAAACTTGAGTACGATGACATTAACATTTATATGAAACGACGATTTATAGCAGAATCTTTACGGTCGGAAAAGAGCCAGAGGATGCGGAGTTTTATCAACAAGAATCTGCCATTACATAGCTCTCCATTCATAGAGAGCTTGTATCTCAGGTTTTTTACTGCCTCATTTGAACCTGAAGATATCAAACTGTGGGTTGAGATTGCAGTTTCTCGTTCTGTTCAGGAGTTAACCGTTAAATTTTATCTTCCAAAGGGCATATCAAATTGTGCATTATTGCCGACTAGCTTGTACACTTGCGAATCACTTATGACATTGAAGCTAAGAGACAGGATTCTCGTGGATGTTCCTCATGGTTTTTGCCTCCCCTCCTTGAAAACTCTGCACCTTGAAAATGTGACATACGCAGATGAAGAATCTCTTCAACGGCTTTTATCTAATTGCCCTGTTTTGGAAGATCTGGTTGTGGAACGACGACGTGAAGGTGACAATGTGACAAAGTTCGCTGTTAACATCCCTTCATTGCTTAGTTTATCCATTGCGATTTCTGGTCAATGCTCTTATGTGATAGATGCTCCTTCTTTGAAGTATTTCGGAGCTAAATATTTTAGTGAGAGTCCATCGACAGGTGTGATTGGGAATATGCCTAAGCTGGAGGAGGCCAATATCACCACTGGTCTTGAGTCAGAAACTCTAGATATCAAGAAGCTCCTTAAACCTGTCGCATCTGTCAAACGTCTTTCACTGTACATACTAAACAGCAGTGCAGAG GCTGTATATTGTGATGATAGTATCTTTAAGGAGCTTGAACATCTgaatttacaattatttaacTCATACTGGTCGAAGTTAGTGTTCTGGTTACTCAAAGCTTCTCCTAAACTACGAGACTTGAACTGTCAT GAACAATTTTTCCTTCATGGCATGGATACACTGGCTTGTTGGAAGCAACAGACTAGTAGTGTTCCTCGATGTTTATTGTCGAGTCTCCAAACTTTCAAGTGGTCAGGTTATCATGTCTCCGTAGAAGGGAGAGATCTGGCGACATATATCTTGAGAAATTCTTGTTTATTAAAGACGGCAAAAGTCTCGATCGGACCGGGGATGGATCCACAAAAGAAGCTTGAGATGGAGGTGGAGGTGATAAATTCTTGCCGTGGTTCACCCACATGCAACCTCGTATTCGACTAA
- the LOC104761701 gene encoding F-box/FBD/LRR-repeat protein At5g56420, protein MVGSRDRLSQLPDDFLLQILSWLPTKDVLVTTLLSKRWRFLWTLVPRLNYDLRHYDNICPRFTQFVDRSLLLHKAPVLESLNIKIGSVCFTAEKDVAVWVRIAVERFVRELSISYCSGEEPIRLPKCLFTCTTLAVLKLENVSLVDASCYVCFKSVKTLHLLDVKYLDDQSLPRIISSCSCLEDLVVQRCPGDNVNVVTVTVPCLKTLSLHKSSQAFEGDDDGFLIDAPKLKRLDIEDYWGGFCYVENMPDVVEANVDVIYKNTEKLLGSLTSVKRLALCLITSDAAYPAGTIFSQLVHLELCTCAPRWWDLLTKLIEDSPKLRVLKLRQKHIRRAPSPRAGWKQPVSLPKCLLYHLETFKWELYEGSQKQKEVATFIIKHAIRLKTAIISPKPSSTLLEKHEMLKELSSSPRGSSTCELLFD, encoded by the exons ATGGTTGGTTCTAGGGATAGGTTAAGTCAGTTGCCAGATGATTTCCTTTTACAGATATTATCATGGCTTCCAACTAAAGATGTTTTGGTAACGACTCTTTTATCGAAACGATGGAGGTTTCTTTGGACATTAGTCCCTAGGCTCAACTATGATCTCAGGCATTATGATAATATATGTCCAAGGTTCACACAGTTTGTTGATAGGTCTTTGTTGTTACACAAAGCTCCGGTTTTGGAGAGTTTGAACATCAAGATTGGTTCGGTATGTTTTACCGCGGAGAAAGATGTTGCGGTATGGGTTAGGATTGCGGTTGAACGCTTTGTGCGTGAGCTGAGTATCAGTTATTGTTCTGGTGAAGAGCCTATTAGGTTGCCCAAGTGTTTGTTTACTTGTACTACGCTTGCTGTCCTGAAGCTTGAAAACGTAAGCCTTGTTGATGCTTCGTGTTATGTTTGTTTCAAGTCCGTCAAGACTTTGCACCTTCTTGATGTGAAGTACTTGGATGATCAGTCACTTCCTCGGATTATATCTAGCTGTTCTTGTCTTGAAGATTTGGTTGTGCAGAGATGTCCTGGTGACAATGTTAACGTTGTTACTGTTACTGTTCCGTGTTTAAAAACTCTATCTTTGCATAAATCTTCACAAGCTtttgaaggtgatgatgatgggttCTTGATTGATGCCCCTAAATTGAAGCGCCTAGATATTGAAGACTACTGGGGTGGCTTTTGTTACGTTGAGAACATGCCTGATGTTGTAGAGGCGAACGTtgatgttatttataaaaacactGAGAAACTTCTGGGATCTCTCACCTCGGTCAAACGTCTTGCTCTATGCCTGATCACATCTGAT GCTGCTTATCCCGCTGGTACTATCTTCTCTCAGCTTGTTCATCTAGAACTATGCACATGTGCGCCACGATGGTGGGATTTACTTACGAAACTGATTGAAGATTCACCTAAACTACGAGTTCTTAAACTCCGCCAG AAACATATTCGACGTGCCCCTAGTCCCCGGGCTGGTTGGAAGCAACCTGTTTCTCTTCCCAAGTGTTTGTTATATCATCTTGAGACCTTCAAGTGGGAACTATATGAAGGATCGCAAAAGCAGAAAGAAGTAGCTACATTTATCATAAAACACGCTATTCGATTGAAGACAGCTATTATCTCTCCAAAACCCTCCAGTACTCTCCTTGAGAAACATGAGATGCTCAAGGAGTTGTCATCCTCGCCGCGTGGTTCCAGTACATGCGAGCTCTTGTTCGActga
- the LOC104763513 gene encoding putative F-box/FBD/LRR-repeat protein At5g52460: MVPKLEYRFNYSDDNIEGVCRFIDKSMELNKAPVLETFRFHLALRIHLDNRKVDASKWFENAVDRHVRVLELKLLNCTVLTKLPESIYTSKTLVELTVSNSIFVDVPSSAYLPSLKKLLLVLVRFKDEDSLVRLLSSCSVLARSTIRLIIVYNWKHTLSIKKLRLPFIRNVDFSGITFSRLERFKLITSSKGWSSLLLLVLNNSPKLRFLHIHSCCFDKSMELNKAPVLETLRILLSEKCPIAVDVGTWVSKAVDSLVRKLELAMRKNS, translated from the exons ATGGTGCCTAAACTCGAGTACAGATTCAATTACAGTGATGATAATATCGAAGGTGTTTGTAGATTTATTGACAAGTCAATGGAACTTAACAAGGCACCTGTATTAGAAACCTTCCGTTTCCATCTCGCTTTACGTATCCATCTCGATAATCGAAAGGTTGATGCCAGCAAGTGGTTTGAAAACGCAGTTGATCGCCATGTGCGGGTACTAGAGCTCAAGCTACTTAACTGCACAGTGCTTACCAAGTTGCCTGAGAGTATTTACACCAGCAAAACGCTTGTGGAATTGACTGTCTCTAACAGTATTTTTGTGGATGTTCCTTCCTCGGCTTATCTCCCGTCTCTCAAAAAGCTGTTGCTCGTTTTGGTGAGGTTCAAAGATGAAGATTCTCTTGTTAGGCTTTTATCGAGTTGCTCTGTTCTTGCTCGATCAACCATTCGCCTCATCATCGTTTATAACTGGAAACACACTTTATCGATCAAGAAACTGCGACTTCCTTTTATTCGT AATGTGGATTTTAGTGGCATTACCTTCTCTCGGCTTGAACGGTTTAAGCTGATTACAAGTTCCAAAGGCTGGTCGAGTCTACTTCTACTAGTTCTCAATAACTCTCCTAAGCTACGGTTTCTCCATATCCATTCC TGTTGTTTTGACAAGTCAATGGAACTTAACAAGGCACCTGTATTAGAAACTTTGCGTATCCTACTAAGTGAGAAATGTCCTATTGCTGTAGATGTTGGAACATGGGTTTCAAAGGCAGTTGATAGCTTGGTGCGCAAGCTAGAGCTTGCGATGAGGAAGAACTCGTGA